From Butyricimonas paravirosa, one genomic window encodes:
- a CDS encoding indolepyruvate oxidoreductase subunit beta, giving the protein MKTDIILAGVGGQGILSIAAALGSAALNNNLYMKQAETHGMSQRGGDVQSFMRISDKPIFSDLIAKGTADIILSVEPMEALRYLPYLKKGGYVVTNATPFINIPNYPEIETLMATLKALPHQVIIDADSIAKEAAGNVRASNFVMMGAGSPFIEIPFEYLEKGIMAIFERKGADVVEMNLKALRAGREFAQNYIK; this is encoded by the coding sequence ATGAAGACAGATATTATATTAGCGGGTGTAGGTGGACAGGGAATCCTTTCTATCGCTGCAGCATTGGGGTCTGCCGCCCTCAACAATAACCTGTACATGAAACAAGCCGAGACTCACGGAATGAGTCAACGCGGGGGTGATGTGCAGTCTTTCATGAGAATCTCCGACAAACCGATTTTCTCTGACCTGATCGCCAAAGGAACAGCCGATATTATCCTTTCAGTTGAGCCGATGGAGGCATTACGTTATCTTCCCTATTTGAAAAAAGGGGGATACGTGGTAACGAACGCCACCCCGTTTATCAATATCCCGAACTATCCGGAAATTGAAACCTTGATGGCCACGTTGAAAGCCCTTCCTCACCAAGTAATCATTGACGCTGACAGCATCGCTAAAGAGGCTGCAGGCAACGTACGTGCCAGCAACTTCGTGATGATGGGTGCCGGTTCTCCTTTCATCGAAATTCCTTTCGAATACTTGGAAAAAGGTATCATGGCTATTTTCGAACGTAAAGGTGCCGATGTCGTAGAGATGAACTTGAAGGCATTACGTGCCGGACGTGAATTCGCACAAAACTACATTAAATAA
- a CDS encoding PKD-like family lipoprotein, which produces MKQIIYLFAMLLGISFAACVEDTGNYSYENPDVVAPIIKSGIDENYSVLVLENLVIDPTIEGDESQYDYVWYAFPGTVTSSAPNDTLGVSKKLDCTISMEPGTYQLVFKVTDKSNGTSAFYKSKLVVASFFSEGYYILKYENGYTDVDFIDRNGELNVDILKTINGESLSGKPIRGTYEYNQYAYYVYDAEGNRTRKNLQPAYMICTDEDLGIYEGTSMKQLKRWNDAFLEVPAVKKPQGVWATTSGFMLMNNNAVHFAYLGGGGGGHFGYAYPNDDMQLNSMVTAGSSSCLCYDDRAGEFVGYYVQKHYPIKNAIESASPLSLKPVGEVYFTNCDLIYMGVQPYSSTSVGGTYAIVKDRTTGVASLWQINVGVMQNYYAVYDKGYRGLTIPASFDVVNGRVFAVQGYGVLSTPPAYSGVIYYSKGDNVVHYYNPSNQTEKKNMISIPADEEIVYLAHSSDPSTVTPVDVFSILSNKGGNWVLRTYNREGATPDINPKAVRTYTGKGVAKNFIYRNSGTRITY; this is translated from the coding sequence CTTGCGTGGAGGACACCGGGAATTACAGTTATGAGAACCCGGATGTAGTTGCTCCTATTATCAAATCGGGGATTGACGAGAACTATTCTGTTCTCGTGCTGGAAAATTTGGTTATCGATCCGACTATTGAAGGAGATGAATCTCAATATGATTACGTGTGGTACGCTTTCCCGGGGACGGTAACGAGTAGTGCGCCTAATGATACGCTTGGAGTAAGTAAGAAACTTGATTGTACAATTTCGATGGAACCGGGGACCTATCAATTGGTGTTTAAGGTGACAGATAAATCGAATGGGACTTCAGCATTTTATAAATCGAAGTTAGTGGTAGCCAGTTTCTTCAGTGAAGGTTATTATATTCTCAAATATGAGAATGGATATACGGATGTTGATTTTATCGATCGTAACGGGGAACTGAACGTGGATATTCTTAAAACAATTAATGGTGAAAGTTTGTCCGGTAAACCGATACGAGGTACTTACGAATATAACCAATATGCATATTACGTGTATGATGCAGAAGGAAATAGGACGAGGAAGAACTTGCAACCGGCCTATATGATTTGTACCGATGAAGATTTGGGTATCTACGAGGGGACCAGTATGAAACAGTTGAAAAGATGGAATGATGCCTTTCTTGAAGTACCCGCTGTTAAAAAGCCGCAAGGCGTGTGGGCAACTACAAGTGGTTTTATGTTGATGAATAATAATGCTGTTCATTTTGCTTATCTTGGTGGTGGTGGCGGTGGACATTTCGGATACGCATATCCGAATGACGATATGCAGCTTAATTCGATGGTAACGGCAGGTAGTAGTAGTTGCTTGTGTTACGATGATCGTGCCGGAGAATTTGTCGGGTATTATGTGCAGAAACATTATCCGATAAAAAATGCGATTGAATCTGCTTCTCCGCTTTCCCTGAAACCGGTTGGTGAGGTGTACTTCACAAATTGTGATTTGATTTATATGGGGGTGCAACCTTATTCGTCGACTTCGGTAGGAGGAACGTATGCTATTGTGAAGGATCGTACGACTGGTGTGGCCTCTTTGTGGCAGATAAATGTCGGTGTCATGCAAAATTATTATGCCGTGTATGATAAAGGTTATCGCGGATTGACGATTCCTGCATCATTCGATGTTGTAAATGGTAGGGTGTTTGCCGTACAAGGATATGGCGTTTTATCTACACCTCCGGCATATAGTGGTGTCATTTATTATTCGAAGGGAGATAATGTGGTACATTATTATAATCCAAGTAATCAGACTGAGAAGAAAAATATGATCTCTATTCCTGCGGATGAAGAGATTGTGTACCTTGCACATTCTTCTGATCCGAGTACGGTGACTCCGGTGGATGTGTTTAGCATTCTTTCTAACAAGGGTGGTAACTGGGTACTGCGAACATATAATCGGGAGGGAGCGACTCCTGATATTAATCCGAAGGCGGTTCGTACCTATACGGGAAAAGGGGTCGCAAAGAATTTCATTTATCGAAATTCGGGTACTCGCATCACCTATTAA